In Silvanigrella paludirubra, one DNA window encodes the following:
- a CDS encoding peroxiredoxin, with protein sequence MTLRINSTAPNFTAQTTHGLIDFHEWFENQWVILFSHPKDFTPVCTTELGYMAKIESEFTKRNTKLIALSIDSVEDHNKWLKDIEQTQGAKVNYPIIADTNLLISKLYNMLPAEEETGTLQNRTPASNATVRSVFIFSPDKRIQLMLTYPMTTGRNFDEILRAIDSMQLTAKHKVATPANWQPGQDVIISNSVSDAQAKELYPEGWNAPCSYLRFVKQPAPL encoded by the coding sequence ATGACGTTGCGCATTAATTCTACCGCACCTAATTTCACGGCACAAACGACACACGGCTTGATCGATTTTCATGAGTGGTTTGAAAATCAATGGGTGATTTTATTTTCACACCCCAAAGATTTTACTCCGGTATGCACTACTGAATTAGGCTACATGGCGAAAATTGAATCTGAATTTACAAAACGTAACACTAAGTTAATTGCCTTATCAATTGATTCGGTTGAGGATCATAACAAATGGCTTAAAGATATTGAACAAACACAAGGAGCAAAAGTAAATTATCCAATTATTGCAGACACAAATTTATTAATATCGAAGCTCTATAATATGCTCCCCGCTGAAGAAGAAACGGGAACTTTACAAAATAGAACTCCCGCATCAAATGCAACTGTTCGCTCAGTATTTATATTTAGCCCCGATAAACGGATTCAATTAATGTTAACTTATCCTATGACGACAGGCCGTAACTTTGACGAAATTTTGCGCGCAATAGATTCTATGCAATTAACTGCTAAACACAAAGTAGCAACACCAGCAAATTGGCAACCTGGACAAGATGTAATTATTTCAAATTCTGTTAGTGATGCTCAAGCAAAAGAACTATATCCTGAAGGTTGGAATGCGCCGTGTTCTTATTTACGTTTCGTTAAACAGCCAGCTCCTTTGTAA
- a CDS encoding nuclear transport factor 2 family protein, whose protein sequence is MIIEKNGKLFAVPPFHYESALLKVKAAEDAWNSKDPEKVALAYTENSEWRNRSEFFMGRNAIKEFLIRKWNKETEYKLIKELWCFTENRISVRFEYEWFDKENSTWMRTHGNEHWEFNSEGLMSRRDMSANDYKIKESERRL, encoded by the coding sequence ATGATTATTGAAAAAAATGGCAAACTATTTGCAGTCCCTCCGTTTCATTATGAATCCGCGTTACTTAAAGTAAAAGCCGCTGAAGATGCATGGAACTCAAAAGATCCCGAAAAAGTGGCATTAGCATATACAGAAAACTCGGAATGGCGAAATCGTTCTGAATTTTTCATGGGCCGCAATGCTATCAAAGAATTTTTAATCCGCAAATGGAATAAAGAAACAGAATATAAATTAATAAAGGAACTTTGGTGTTTCACAGAAAATAGAATCTCTGTCCGATTTGAATATGAATGGTTTGATAAGGAAAATTCAACATGGATGCGAACGCATGGCAATGAACATTGGGAATTCAATTCGGAAGGTCTAATGAGCAGACGAGACATGAGTGCAAATGATTATAAAATTAAAGAATCAGAAAGGCGTCTCTAA
- a CDS encoding carboxymuconolactone decarboxylase family protein, with product MPRIYTPENIETAPQASQAMLMDVKKKLGVVPNLFRMVSTSPSALEGYLSLSEALGKGKLSASTRERIALAVAELNGCSYCLSAHTYLGKNLAKLDDAEITANRNGASNDPKADAAVRFAVKVVSERGHLQTSDVDAIKQAGYDDGQILEIVLHVALNTWTNYINEIAQTEIDFPVVRPNQK from the coding sequence ATGCCACGTATTTATACACCAGAAAACATTGAAACCGCTCCGCAAGCTTCTCAAGCAATGCTTATGGATGTGAAAAAAAAATTGGGAGTTGTTCCAAACTTGTTTCGTATGGTTAGCACCAGCCCATCTGCATTGGAAGGTTACTTAAGTCTTTCGGAGGCACTTGGAAAAGGAAAACTTTCTGCCTCAACCCGTGAGCGCATTGCTCTAGCTGTAGCAGAATTGAACGGATGCAGTTATTGCCTTTCAGCACATACTTACTTAGGTAAAAACTTAGCAAAGCTTGATGACGCTGAAATCACTGCAAATAGAAATGGAGCATCAAACGATCCCAAAGCAGATGCCGCTGTCCGATTTGCTGTAAAAGTTGTGAGTGAACGTGGGCACCTTCAAACAAGTGATGTCGATGCCATAAAACAAGCGGGTTACGATGATGGACAAATTCTTGAAATTGTTTTGCATGTCGCATTAAATACATGGACAAATTATATTAATGAAATTGCACAAACAGAGATAGACTTCCCGGTTGTTCGCCCTAATCAGAAATAG
- a CDS encoding LysR family transcriptional regulator has product MDRFEAMSILVAVADGGSLSQASRKLKIPLASVSRKLSELESYLNVKLLTRTTRALEFTDYGRSYVAHCRRILDDISEAERAVTGEYTAPKGILTITAPIVFGKIHIIPILSEFLKAYPEVDVQLMLTDRGVDLLEEKIDLALRIGELPSSSLIAVRVGEIRHLTCGSSFYFKKRLKPKNPQDLQSHDCISITALGASKNWVFYSGKSKLNVAIRPRLEVTTAEAGIEAAVLGVGITRALSYQVSSYLNNNKLEIILEDYEPDPWPVHLVHAAGRIVPLKLRAFLDFAKPRLKLALSNINNRK; this is encoded by the coding sequence ATGGATCGATTTGAGGCTATGTCTATTTTGGTTGCGGTAGCTGATGGTGGCAGTCTTTCTCAAGCTTCTCGAAAACTTAAGATTCCTTTAGCAAGTGTGAGTCGAAAACTTTCAGAATTAGAATCTTATTTAAATGTGAAGTTATTAACTCGAACCACAAGGGCCCTTGAATTTACAGACTATGGACGATCCTATGTCGCGCATTGTCGCCGTATACTCGATGATATTTCGGAAGCAGAACGCGCAGTAACTGGAGAATACACAGCTCCTAAAGGAATTCTTACGATCACAGCACCCATTGTATTTGGAAAAATCCATATTATTCCTATCCTTTCAGAGTTTTTAAAGGCCTATCCTGAAGTAGATGTGCAACTCATGCTTACTGATAGAGGAGTAGATCTTTTAGAAGAAAAGATAGATCTGGCTTTGCGAATTGGAGAACTTCCAAGCAGTTCATTAATAGCAGTACGTGTTGGGGAAATTCGTCATTTAACCTGTGGGAGTTCTTTTTATTTTAAAAAGCGACTCAAACCAAAAAATCCACAAGATTTACAATCACACGACTGCATTAGCATAACAGCTTTGGGGGCTTCAAAAAATTGGGTTTTTTATTCTGGGAAATCTAAACTGAATGTCGCAATTCGCCCTCGCTTAGAGGTAACGACTGCGGAAGCAGGAATTGAAGCTGCTGTTTTAGGTGTTGGAATTACCCGAGCTCTTTCATACCAAGTGTCTAGTTACCTTAACAACAATAAACTTGAAATTATTTTAGAAGATTATGAACCCGATCCTTGGCCTGTGCATCTTGTTCACGCTGCTGGAAGAATTGTACCTCTTAAATTAAGAGCTTTTTTAGATTTTGCAAAGCCAAGATTAAAACTGGCATTAAGCAATATAAATAATAGAAAATAA